One genomic window of Pelagicoccus enzymogenes includes the following:
- a CDS encoding MFS transporter, translating to MSTHAPLSSSYRLIVTQGLNAFGDHAAKITASALVAACFPERQAAVWVGVVSALYVLPYIFLAPVAGRLTNRFSKVAVVRGSLLMQTTAMTLLSVSALLHSFVGVLLSLAAVACQSSFLAPSRNALLKDLCGEARIGQMMGLLGLAGVGATLAGLALGGWSFDQVWSLLGSPWSAASVAGLGAAAISALAYVVVSGIRVDSEASSETDAPFGSVLKEVLSLPVLRWSSLGLAWFYGVGAMLVMILLQDSRWDHGQEIGSASQGGMMAALLGLGVASGSGLAAYLCRRRIEVGLSFLGALMLVVLVPATALFWNAGWGAVLCVFMLGVGGGLFSAPLNALFVASARDEVRVGSIAANNLFINLMSGAFVGLASLMGYLAWSPQAQLWVVAVTTIVVVGFMTVLVPESLLRVLLLGIAKVFYPMRLKGLENMPQSGGVLVVANHVSYVDAILIYLASPRPVRFMGTDEMLRFPLMRWAYRKFNVIAVSPKAAKEAVSKSVKALKAGDVVCIFPEGALTRTGMIMPFKKGAELMARLSGAAVLPAAIDGMWGSVFSFADKPFRYRLGMPLRRAVSVSFGRPLRDEEATADTMQEAVTELEHVAFCARAELSQNLGLLVFKALKIRLFALRLVDRGLGNIKVRGFALLGLGLGFARLIKKTDTARRVGILLPPGLPGFAANLGALWAGRSSVNLNPTVSSEAFSQMLEASGVRSVITSRKALDRFKDLDFSSVQLVFVEDVMPQMRGPGLLLDLVAVALLPLRMLRRMYSISLTGGDREAALLFSSGSSAAPKGIPLSHRNLVANATQLSECYLMRSTDRLLANLPLFHSFGLTGGFLLPLLKGMQVVSTPSPLQAKENVAAVRKEAVTVMLGTPTFLRAYLKRADAEDFASLRLTVAGAEKLPADLAEEWEARFGIPVLEGYGLTECSPVLTANCLHSREMLGRYALSQVGYKMGTAGRPMPGVWIRIVDEENLLVRKPRGESGLILAKGPNVFRVYLDPAIENRFEEGGWFNTGDIGRLDEDGCLVIEGRLSRFSKIAGEMVSHANVESEIGKLYPETEVFVGSRECGRKGEALVLLATKVVELADLGRRLRGRGLPNLWIPQDVVKVDALPLLGTGKLDLKRCKALCLGQALREREAMA from the coding sequence ATGAGCACACATGCACCTCTTTCTTCTTCCTATCGTTTGATCGTGACGCAGGGCTTGAACGCCTTCGGCGATCACGCGGCAAAGATCACCGCCTCCGCCTTGGTGGCCGCTTGTTTTCCCGAACGGCAAGCTGCGGTTTGGGTAGGCGTCGTTTCAGCCTTGTATGTTCTGCCGTATATTTTCCTCGCGCCGGTCGCAGGGCGCTTGACCAACCGTTTCTCTAAGGTGGCGGTGGTGCGCGGGAGCTTGCTGATGCAGACGACGGCTATGACGCTGCTTTCGGTGAGCGCCTTGCTCCACTCCTTTGTCGGCGTTTTGCTGTCGTTGGCGGCGGTGGCTTGCCAATCCAGTTTCTTGGCTCCTTCGCGAAATGCCTTGCTGAAAGACCTGTGCGGTGAGGCTCGGATCGGCCAAATGATGGGGCTGCTGGGTTTGGCGGGCGTGGGGGCGACCCTCGCTGGCTTGGCTTTGGGAGGTTGGTCTTTCGATCAGGTTTGGAGCCTGCTCGGCTCGCCTTGGTCGGCAGCTTCGGTTGCCGGGTTGGGCGCTGCGGCCATTTCGGCTTTGGCTTATGTCGTGGTTTCGGGAATACGGGTGGATTCCGAAGCTTCCAGCGAAACGGATGCCCCGTTTGGGAGCGTGCTAAAGGAAGTGCTTTCGCTGCCCGTGCTTCGCTGGTCGTCTTTGGGGCTCGCCTGGTTTTACGGAGTGGGAGCGATGTTAGTGATGATCCTTTTGCAGGACAGTCGCTGGGATCACGGTCAGGAAATCGGGTCGGCCAGTCAGGGGGGGATGATGGCAGCCTTATTGGGGCTGGGAGTCGCGTCGGGCAGCGGATTGGCGGCTTACCTTTGTCGCCGGCGCATCGAGGTCGGGCTGTCGTTTTTGGGAGCGTTGATGTTGGTGGTGTTGGTTCCAGCGACGGCCCTGTTTTGGAATGCCGGTTGGGGGGCGGTCCTTTGCGTTTTTATGCTCGGTGTGGGCGGCGGGCTTTTTTCAGCTCCGCTCAACGCTCTCTTCGTCGCCTCCGCGAGAGACGAAGTCCGAGTTGGCTCAATCGCCGCGAATAACCTTTTCATCAACCTGATGTCGGGCGCGTTTGTAGGCTTGGCCTCCTTGATGGGATACCTGGCTTGGAGCCCGCAAGCGCAGCTTTGGGTGGTTGCGGTCACGACGATTGTGGTCGTCGGTTTCATGACGGTCTTGGTGCCGGAAAGTTTGTTGCGGGTCCTCTTGCTGGGCATCGCCAAGGTGTTTTATCCGATGCGCTTAAAGGGACTGGAAAACATGCCGCAATCCGGCGGCGTGCTGGTGGTGGCAAATCATGTCAGCTATGTAGATGCGATTTTGATCTATCTGGCTTCGCCTCGCCCGGTACGATTCATGGGGACTGACGAGATGCTACGCTTTCCGCTGATGCGTTGGGCGTATCGAAAATTTAACGTCATTGCGGTTTCGCCGAAAGCTGCGAAGGAAGCGGTGTCGAAGTCGGTAAAGGCTTTGAAGGCGGGAGATGTTGTCTGCATCTTTCCGGAAGGCGCTTTGACACGCACGGGCATGATCATGCCGTTCAAGAAGGGGGCCGAATTGATGGCTCGCTTGTCGGGGGCGGCTGTTTTGCCTGCGGCCATTGATGGGATGTGGGGATCCGTATTCAGTTTTGCGGACAAGCCTTTTCGATACCGATTGGGCATGCCGCTACGGCGTGCGGTGAGCGTGTCCTTTGGCCGTCCTTTGCGAGATGAAGAGGCGACTGCGGATACGATGCAGGAGGCGGTGACGGAATTGGAGCATGTCGCCTTCTGCGCTCGTGCGGAGTTGAGTCAGAATCTTGGGTTGCTGGTCTTCAAGGCGCTCAAGATAAGGTTGTTCGCGTTGCGTCTGGTGGATCGTGGTCTTGGAAATATAAAGGTAAGGGGGTTCGCTCTCTTAGGTTTGGGATTGGGCTTTGCTCGCTTGATCAAGAAAACGGATACGGCGCGTCGCGTTGGAATCTTGTTGCCGCCAGGACTGCCCGGATTTGCGGCAAACCTCGGCGCGTTGTGGGCGGGCAGGTCGAGCGTCAACTTGAACCCGACCGTGAGTAGCGAAGCCTTCTCCCAGATGCTTGAGGCTTCGGGCGTGCGATCGGTCATCACCTCGCGCAAGGCCTTGGATCGATTCAAGGATTTGGACTTTTCTAGCGTGCAGCTCGTATTTGTAGAGGACGTCATGCCGCAGATGCGAGGGCCGGGTTTGTTGCTCGATCTGGTTGCGGTAGCGTTGCTGCCCCTAAGGATGCTTCGCCGCATGTATTCGATTTCTCTTACGGGTGGCGATCGTGAGGCTGCATTGCTTTTTTCCAGCGGCAGTTCCGCTGCGCCGAAAGGCATCCCGCTTTCGCATCGAAACCTGGTGGCGAACGCAACTCAGCTATCGGAGTGCTACTTGATGCGCTCGACGGATCGCCTGTTGGCGAACCTGCCGTTGTTCCACAGCTTCGGGCTGACCGGAGGATTCCTTTTGCCCTTGCTTAAGGGGATGCAAGTGGTGTCCACGCCGTCGCCTCTCCAAGCGAAGGAAAACGTGGCGGCTGTTCGGAAGGAGGCGGTCACAGTGATGTTGGGCACGCCGACCTTTTTGCGCGCTTACCTCAAGCGTGCGGATGCGGAAGACTTTGCGAGCTTGCGTTTAACGGTGGCGGGAGCGGAGAAGTTGCCAGCGGATTTGGCGGAAGAGTGGGAGGCCCGTTTCGGAATCCCCGTTCTCGAAGGCTATGGTTTGACCGAGTGTTCGCCGGTGCTGACCGCGAATTGCCTGCACAGTCGGGAGATGCTGGGGCGCTACGCATTGAGTCAAGTTGGCTATAAGATGGGGACCGCGGGGCGGCCGATGCCGGGCGTTTGGATACGCATTGTCGACGAAGAGAATCTTCTGGTTCGCAAGCCGCGGGGAGAGTCGGGATTGATCCTTGCGAAAGGCCCCAACGTTTTTCGTGTCTACCTGGACCCCGCGATCGAGAATCGATTTGAAGAAGGAGGCTGGTTTAACACGGGCGACATCGGTCGCTTGGACGAAGATGGTTGCTTGGTGATAGAAGGGCGTCTGTCCCGCTTTTCCAAGATTGCCGGTGAAATGGTTTCGCATGCGAACGTGGAATCCGAGATCGGAAAGTTGTATCCAGAAACCGAGGTATTCGTTGGCTCGCGCGAATGCGGGCGCAAAGGGGAAGCTTTGGTGCTGCTGGCAACGAAGGTCGTGGAGCTGGCTGACCTAGGGAGGCGGCTGAGGGGGCGCGGATTGCCCAACCTCTGGATACCGCAGGATGTGGTCAAGGTTGATGCCTTGCCGTTGCTGGGCACTGGCAAGCTCGACTTGAAGCGATGCAAGGCCTTGTGTTTGGGCCAAGCTTTGCGGGAGCGGGAAGCGATGGCTTGA
- a CDS encoding ABC transporter ATP-binding protein gives MATVELKKLLKIYPNRKGEGVKAVNEIDLSIRDREFMVLVGPSGCGKSTSLRMIAGLEDITGGEIRIDGKVINDVQPKDRDIAMVFQNYALYPHMSVYQNMAFGLKLRKYSKAEIDRRVKDAAEILGIEDLLQRKPAALSGGQRQRVAVGRAIVRKPKVFLFDEPLSNLDAKMRVSTRAEISKLHARLASTMIYVTHDQVEAMTMGDRICVMNGGDIMQVDEPLTLYNQPANMFVASFIGSPPMNLLPGRIERKEGTLYFQATDSMITLRLSNRLAEAAAEYVDRDIIFGVRPENIHQAEESSNYETEHTAKLTIDVAEPMGNETMLYLSNGSQSLIGRIHSDVRPQINKTITVWFDQAKAHLFDPQTEANLTAY, from the coding sequence ATGGCTACCGTCGAACTCAAGAAGCTGCTGAAAATCTACCCGAACCGAAAAGGCGAAGGCGTAAAAGCAGTAAACGAAATAGACCTTTCGATAAGGGACCGGGAGTTCATGGTCCTCGTCGGTCCATCCGGTTGCGGAAAATCGACTTCGCTGCGCATGATCGCAGGACTGGAGGACATAACTGGCGGCGAAATTCGCATCGACGGAAAAGTCATCAATGACGTTCAGCCCAAAGACCGCGACATCGCCATGGTCTTCCAGAACTACGCCTTGTATCCGCACATGAGCGTCTACCAGAACATGGCCTTTGGCTTGAAACTCAGGAAGTACAGCAAAGCGGAAATCGACCGTCGCGTGAAAGACGCCGCAGAGATTCTAGGGATTGAAGACCTGCTGCAACGCAAGCCAGCAGCCCTCTCGGGCGGGCAACGTCAGCGGGTCGCCGTCGGCCGCGCCATCGTTCGAAAGCCCAAAGTGTTCCTTTTCGACGAACCGCTATCCAACTTGGACGCCAAGATGCGCGTATCCACGCGAGCTGAAATCTCCAAGCTGCACGCCCGCCTAGCCTCCACCATGATCTACGTCACTCACGATCAAGTGGAAGCGATGACTATGGGCGACCGCATTTGCGTGATGAACGGCGGCGACATCATGCAGGTCGACGAACCGCTTACGCTCTACAATCAACCAGCAAACATGTTCGTCGCATCCTTCATCGGCAGTCCGCCCATGAACCTCTTGCCTGGGCGCATCGAGCGCAAGGAGGGCACCCTGTACTTCCAAGCGACGGACTCCATGATTACGCTAAGACTGAGCAATCGCCTCGCCGAAGCTGCCGCAGAATACGTCGATCGCGATATTATCTTCGGCGTCCGCCCAGAGAACATCCATCAGGCAGAAGAGAGCAGCAACTACGAAACGGAGCACACCGCCAAGCTGACCATCGACGTTGCGGAACCGATGGGCAACGAAACGATGCTCTACCTTTCAAACGGCAGCCAAAGCCTGATTGGTCGTATCCACAGCGACGTACGTCCGCAAATAAACAAGACCATCACCGTCTGGTTCGACCAAGCCAAGGCCCACCTTTTCGACCCACAAACCGAGGCGAACCTTACCGCCTACTGA
- a CDS encoding ribbon-helix-helix protein, CopG family, which translates to MAAKKGAESSPLTFDLKADLIAVLDKYQKQLGVSKSEIIRHAIAGFDYAGFAPAAEDHRQISVRLPLDQKKDLVKLAKGKKVSIGELLRAALEKLPTVPAKSGIEKAAPKPKAAKKAAKKAAKKAAKKAPAKKAAKKAAKKAAPKKAAKKVAKKAAKKVAKKAATKAAKKAAPKKAAKKAAPKKAAAKKAAPKKAAKKVAKKAAKKVAKKAPAKKAAKKVAKKKKK; encoded by the coding sequence ATGGCCGCAAAAAAAGGCGCTGAGAGTTCTCCTCTCACATTCGATCTGAAGGCAGACTTGATCGCTGTCCTCGACAAATACCAAAAGCAGCTTGGTGTATCCAAAAGCGAAATTATTCGCCACGCGATCGCCGGCTTTGACTACGCTGGATTTGCTCCAGCAGCTGAAGACCATCGTCAAATCTCGGTACGTCTTCCGCTCGACCAGAAGAAGGACCTCGTAAAGCTCGCCAAGGGCAAGAAGGTAAGCATCGGTGAACTGCTTCGCGCAGCTCTCGAGAAGTTGCCGACTGTTCCTGCGAAGTCTGGAATCGAAAAGGCGGCTCCAAAGCCGAAGGCAGCCAAGAAGGCCGCCAAGAAGGCTGCGAAGAAAGCCGCTAAGAAGGCACCTGCCAAGAAGGCTGCGAAGAAGGCCGCAAAGAAAGCTGCTCCTAAGAAGGCAGCTAAGAAGGTTGCCAAGAAAGCTGCCAAGAAGGTAGCTAAGAAAGCGGCAACCAAGGCCGCCAAGAAGGCAGCTCCCAAGAAAGCCGCTAAGAAGGCAGCTCCCAAGAAGGCAGCCGCCAAGAAGGCAGCTCCTAAGAAAGCCGCCAAGAAAGTAGCTAAGAAGGCTGCTAAGAAGGTTGCCAAGAAGGCGCCTGCCAAAAAGGCAGCTAAGAAGGTCGCCAAGAAAAAGAAGAAGTAA
- a CDS encoding phosphate--AMP phosphotransferase, whose translation MTDAPEPRTDKPAKSPLKLLAQKLGVVQREAGSLGIPSLVIIEGLDASTKGKLLNQILLEIDSRSFKVYSTHASHEEPRNYPLLHRFWNNTPAKGKIQFYDRGPYYLVLDAWAEGKLHESQLGQYWSDIVNFERQLHDSGVEIMKIFLDVSKKSQARRFRKLEENPKTSWRVTPKDWRRHRQYRGYRDTALKAIETTDRDYAKWHIIDTEHFKGALVEIYNRIIDSLQSAISRKKKELSSPAAKSVTNAWIPYKGHNFLADTEFQGPMDRQKYKATLRKRQEKIHELVHEIHTHQIPVVIVFCGWDAAGKGGCIKRLVQSIDPRGYDVTPVAAPTKVELSHHYLWRFWKEMPRRGKIAIFDRSWYGRVLVERVEALCTNDEWKAAYQEIDEMEQHLVNYGTTIVKFWLHIDKDTQLERFEARQVDPLKNWKITEEDWRNREKWEKYEESINEMIEKTNTPYAPWHIVPATCKMRARIEVLDTVIHALKKAIKRAHKAPL comes from the coding sequence ATGACAGACGCTCCAGAACCACGTACGGACAAGCCGGCCAAGTCGCCGCTCAAGCTCCTCGCTCAAAAACTCGGTGTCGTTCAGCGCGAGGCCGGCAGCCTCGGCATCCCTAGCCTCGTCATCATCGAAGGGCTCGACGCATCCACAAAAGGAAAACTGCTCAACCAGATCCTGCTCGAGATCGATAGCCGCTCCTTCAAGGTCTACTCCACGCATGCCTCGCACGAAGAGCCGCGCAACTATCCCCTGCTCCACCGCTTCTGGAACAACACCCCCGCCAAAGGCAAAATTCAATTCTACGACCGGGGACCCTACTACCTCGTGCTCGACGCCTGGGCAGAAGGCAAGCTGCACGAAAGCCAGCTTGGGCAGTACTGGAGCGATATCGTAAACTTCGAACGGCAACTACATGACAGCGGGGTGGAAATCATGAAGATCTTCCTCGACGTATCCAAAAAGTCCCAAGCCAGACGCTTCCGAAAACTGGAAGAAAACCCCAAGACATCATGGCGAGTGACCCCAAAAGACTGGCGTCGCCATCGCCAGTACCGCGGCTACCGCGACACCGCCCTCAAGGCCATCGAAACCACCGATCGCGATTACGCAAAGTGGCACATCATCGATACCGAACACTTCAAGGGCGCCCTCGTCGAAATCTACAATCGCATCATCGATAGCCTGCAGTCTGCCATTAGCCGCAAAAAGAAGGAGCTGAGCAGCCCCGCCGCCAAAAGCGTCACCAACGCCTGGATACCCTACAAAGGACACAACTTTCTGGCCGACACCGAATTCCAAGGCCCCATGGACCGCCAAAAGTACAAGGCGACCCTGAGGAAGCGCCAGGAAAAGATACACGAGCTCGTTCACGAAATCCATACCCACCAAATCCCTGTCGTCATCGTATTTTGCGGATGGGATGCAGCCGGAAAAGGCGGTTGCATAAAACGCCTCGTGCAAAGCATCGACCCGCGTGGATACGACGTCACTCCGGTCGCCGCCCCCACGAAGGTCGAGCTCAGCCACCACTACCTCTGGCGGTTCTGGAAAGAAATGCCGCGTCGCGGCAAGATCGCCATCTTCGACCGCTCCTGGTACGGACGCGTGCTCGTCGAGCGGGTAGAAGCGCTCTGCACCAACGACGAATGGAAAGCAGCCTACCAAGAGATCGACGAAATGGAGCAACACCTCGTGAACTACGGCACCACTATCGTTAAATTCTGGCTCCATATCGACAAGGACACTCAGCTGGAGCGCTTCGAAGCTCGCCAAGTCGATCCGCTCAAGAACTGGAAGATAACCGAGGAAGATTGGCGCAACCGCGAGAAATGGGAAAAGTACGAGGAATCGATCAACGAGATGATCGAAAAAACGAATACGCCTTACGCCCCTTGGCACATAGTGCCCGCAACTTGTAAAATGCGTGCCCGCATCGAAGTTTTAGATACAGTGATCCACGCCCTCAAAAAAGCGATCAAGCGAGCCCACAAGGCCCCTCTCTGA
- a CDS encoding TonB-dependent receptor, whose product METHAEPQEFLTTNRKALTINLDNEKYGTFAEIGAGQETCRNFFQAGGAAGTIAKTISAYDMTFSDSIYGKVGRYVSLERVIKMIDHEYALLEERLKEDVGEEKTFFAYANTMKAKSYKGGDDTHGWMGIRFQTSPGCEPSEIYLHCRMWDPENVQQQHAVGILGTNLIYGACYLNENVEAFIESLVDNVGNERIEVDFIKFRGPAFKGVDDRIANLHLVRRGLTNAVLFSPEGEITQPSEALYKKAILVERGSFRPVTRVNIDMLKCSGAQFIQEPSVQGKDVIVLAEITMNNLLASGKLDYEDYLARIDTIGATGNYVLISNYFEFYRLTSYFRRYTGEMIGVCMGINNLLEIFNEKYYANLAGGILESFGRLLKNSVRLYIYPMKQKAYRRYLKIHKGEGNGEDSPPKSASSETKGSLTDDLLITCNNLRVKPQLSNLYLHLLENGYIEHIRGIDDQLLEIFSRDILAAIADKDPIWEQMVPPAAIEFIKSKQLFGYTH is encoded by the coding sequence ATGGAAACCCACGCGGAACCACAAGAGTTTCTCACCACCAACCGCAAGGCCCTCACCATCAATCTCGACAACGAGAAGTACGGAACCTTCGCCGAAATCGGAGCCGGACAGGAGACCTGCCGCAATTTCTTCCAAGCCGGCGGAGCCGCCGGAACCATCGCCAAGACCATCTCCGCCTACGACATGACCTTCAGTGACTCGATCTACGGGAAGGTCGGCCGCTACGTTTCCCTGGAACGCGTCATCAAGATGATCGACCACGAGTATGCCCTGCTGGAGGAGCGGCTGAAGGAGGATGTTGGGGAAGAAAAAACCTTCTTCGCCTACGCGAACACGATGAAGGCCAAGAGCTACAAAGGCGGCGACGACACCCACGGCTGGATGGGCATCCGCTTCCAGACCTCACCGGGCTGCGAGCCCAGCGAGATCTACCTGCACTGCCGCATGTGGGATCCCGAAAACGTGCAGCAACAGCACGCCGTAGGCATCCTCGGCACCAACTTGATCTACGGAGCCTGCTACCTGAACGAAAACGTGGAGGCCTTCATCGAGTCCCTCGTCGACAACGTCGGGAACGAACGGATAGAGGTCGACTTCATCAAGTTCCGCGGCCCCGCCTTCAAGGGCGTTGACGACCGCATCGCCAACCTGCACCTCGTTCGCCGCGGCCTGACCAACGCCGTCCTCTTCTCGCCCGAAGGCGAGATCACCCAGCCCTCCGAAGCCCTCTACAAAAAAGCGATTCTCGTGGAGCGCGGCAGCTTCCGCCCCGTCACGCGCGTCAATATCGACATGCTCAAGTGCTCCGGAGCCCAGTTCATCCAAGAACCTTCCGTGCAAGGCAAAGACGTCATCGTGCTAGCGGAAATCACCATGAACAACCTGCTCGCATCCGGAAAGCTCGACTACGAAGACTACCTGGCCCGCATCGACACCATCGGAGCCACCGGCAACTACGTTCTCATCTCCAACTACTTCGAGTTTTATCGCCTTACGTCATACTTCCGTCGATACACCGGCGAGATGATCGGCGTTTGCATGGGCATCAACAACCTCCTCGAAATCTTCAACGAGAAATACTACGCCAACCTCGCTGGCGGCATCCTGGAATCCTTCGGCCGGCTTCTCAAAAACTCGGTTCGCCTATACATTTATCCCATGAAACAGAAAGCCTACCGCCGCTATCTGAAAATCCACAAAGGGGAAGGAAACGGCGAAGACTCTCCCCCAAAAAGCGCTTCCTCCGAGACCAAAGGCAGCCTCACCGACGACCTTCTCATCACCTGCAACAACCTGCGCGTAAAACCGCAGCTCTCCAACCTTTACCTCCACCTCCTGGAAAACGGATACATCGAACACATCCGCGGCATCGACGACCAGCTCCTCGAGATATTCTCTCGAGACATTCTCGCCGCCATTGCCGACAAAGACCCGATCTGGGAACAGATGGTACCACCGGCAGCCATCGAATTCATCAAGTCGAAACAACTTTTTGGATACACCCACTAG
- a CDS encoding carbon starvation CstA family protein, whose translation MSTLLIALGVGALYLVVYHTYGRFLARRIFKLRDDVEAPSVALNDDKDFVPTDKFVVFGHHFTSIAGTGPIVGPAIAVIWGWVPALLWVLFGSVLLGAVHDFGSLVVSMRNRGQTVGEISGRVLNPRIRFLFLLILFLALTIVLAIFGLVIAVVFKTYPGAIFPCLVQIPLAVAIGVWLHRKGIGLMVPSLIALALMYLSVVFGDREGWIHSFNMTLAAWPVAHWVALLLAYSYIASVLPVWSLLQPRDFINSLQLITALALVVVGLVVAAFVGGSPIGDSELRPSLDIAAPAFRAGVAGAPVMFPFLFITIACGAISGFHCLVSSGTSSKQLRCETDAQFVGFGSMLLEGFLATLVILACVAGLGLGIQGAGGEVLLGEAAYAARYESWAAAGGLAAKVGAFVDGAANFLKALGLAPQFAVALMGVLVASFAATTLDTACRLQRYVVQELASTFVAKDGEGKTALSGNPLFWLTDKHGATIFAVILAFWVAAIPPQGMDWTWGNVGKGGLILWPMFGATNQLLGGLAFLVIAFWMWRRRLPVWFVAIPTVFMLVMPAWAMGYQLFTEGGWLAEETKNWPLIFIAVATLALEVWMVAEAILCWPRARGVLEEALEPLPRRGSQVDGGRSC comes from the coding sequence ATGTCTACCCTTCTGATCGCCCTCGGCGTCGGCGCCCTGTACCTTGTCGTCTACCATACCTACGGTCGTTTCCTTGCCCGCAGGATCTTCAAGCTGCGCGACGACGTGGAGGCGCCGAGCGTGGCTTTGAACGACGACAAGGATTTTGTGCCGACTGACAAGTTCGTGGTTTTTGGGCATCATTTCACGTCCATAGCAGGAACGGGGCCGATCGTGGGACCGGCGATCGCGGTGATATGGGGATGGGTCCCCGCATTGTTGTGGGTGCTGTTCGGGTCCGTGCTGCTGGGGGCCGTGCACGACTTTGGCTCCTTGGTGGTGTCCATGCGCAATCGCGGGCAAACCGTTGGCGAGATTTCGGGGCGTGTATTGAATCCTCGGATACGGTTCCTCTTTTTGCTGATCCTTTTCCTGGCTCTGACGATCGTGCTGGCGATTTTCGGGCTGGTGATCGCGGTCGTGTTCAAGACCTATCCGGGAGCGATCTTCCCATGTTTGGTGCAGATCCCGCTCGCGGTGGCGATCGGCGTTTGGCTTCATCGCAAGGGGATTGGATTGATGGTTCCCTCTTTGATCGCCTTGGCGCTGATGTATCTCTCAGTGGTCTTTGGCGACCGTGAAGGCTGGATACATAGCTTCAATATGACTTTGGCTGCCTGGCCGGTGGCTCACTGGGTGGCGTTGTTGCTTGCCTATTCCTACATCGCTTCGGTCTTGCCCGTTTGGTCTTTGCTGCAGCCGCGGGACTTCATCAACAGCCTGCAGCTGATCACCGCTCTCGCTCTGGTCGTCGTGGGCTTGGTGGTTGCTGCTTTTGTTGGCGGTAGCCCGATCGGCGACTCGGAATTGCGCCCCAGCTTGGACATTGCGGCTCCGGCTTTTCGCGCCGGCGTGGCAGGCGCTCCCGTAATGTTTCCCTTCCTTTTCATCACCATCGCTTGCGGTGCGATCAGCGGGTTCCATTGCCTGGTGTCCAGCGGCACTTCCAGCAAGCAGCTGCGTTGCGAGACGGATGCCCAGTTCGTGGGATTTGGCTCGATGTTGCTCGAAGGCTTCTTGGCGACCCTGGTGATCCTGGCTTGCGTGGCGGGCTTGGGGCTTGGAATTCAAGGAGCAGGGGGAGAGGTTCTCTTGGGCGAAGCCGCCTATGCGGCTCGCTACGAGTCGTGGGCGGCAGCTGGCGGTCTGGCTGCCAAGGTAGGCGCTTTCGTGGACGGGGCCGCGAATTTCCTGAAGGCCTTAGGGCTGGCTCCCCAGTTCGCGGTGGCTCTGATGGGGGTATTGGTGGCCTCGTTCGCGGCGACGACCCTCGATACGGCCTGCCGTTTGCAACGCTACGTCGTGCAGGAGTTGGCGAGCACGTTCGTGGCCAAGGATGGGGAAGGGAAGACGGCCCTGTCGGGCAATCCGCTCTTTTGGCTGACGGACAAGCACGGGGCTACTATCTTTGCGGTGATCCTCGCCTTTTGGGTGGCGGCCATTCCTCCGCAAGGAATGGATTGGACCTGGGGCAACGTCGGCAAAGGCGGGCTGATCTTGTGGCCGATGTTTGGGGCGACGAACCAGCTGCTCGGCGGCTTGGCTTTTCTGGTGATCGCTTTTTGGATGTGGAGGCGCCGCCTGCCGGTTTGGTTCGTGGCGATCCCGACGGTTTTCATGCTGGTGATGCCGGCTTGGGCGATGGGCTACCAATTGTTCACGGAAGGAGGATGGCTTGCCGAGGAAACCAAGAACTGGCCGCTCATTTTCATCGCCGTGGCCACGCTTGCTCTAGAGGTGTGGATGGTGGCGGAAGCCATCCTTTGTTGGCCTAGGGCCCGCGGCGTTTTGGAGGAAGCCTTGGAGCCTTTGCCTCGACGAGGGTCCCAGGTAGATGGTGGCCGGTCGTGCTAG